TGGCGGAATCATCGCAGCGATCGCCTGGTCGCTGGCAGGCCTGATCCTGTGCGTGACAATCGTGGGGATACCATTCGGCCTTCAGTGCTTCAAGATTTCGGCTTTTGTGCTGTGGCCTTTCGGAAAAGAAATAACGGTCGGTAATTTCGGCGTGGGGGGATTACTATTCAACATCATCTGGATTATTCTCTTCGGATGGGAGTTTGCCATAGGGCATCTTGTGCTCGGTATAATCTTTTATATCACCATCATAGGGATACCATTCGGCAATCAGCATTTCAAGCTTGCCAAGCTCGGACTCGTGCCTTTCGGAGCGGAGATACGCAGAGAGGGCTGAGCCGGAGCCGGAACGCCAGGGCTGCGGCCGTCCAGGGAGGCCGTTACCCCCTCATCTGATTGGTCTATCCTGCACTTCGGCATCTTCTCCCTGACTCCGGCACTCACCCCGGACTATAAAGGAATGGATAACCAGGGCGGTGAATCAATCTGATGGAATAGCTGCAGTACGGATAGGGAAGAGGAGAGAGATATGAGGAATAGGTTTTATCTATCTGCAGTCCTGACGCTCTTTATCCTGGCCCTTGCAGCCTCCGATAAATGCCTCGCAGGATCTGGCAACAGGGGCCTGATAGCAGGAACCTGGCATCGCGTGATAGATCCCGGGGAAAAATACATTACCTCGGCGATGGTTGTTTTCTCCGAAGACGGGACGCTCTGGGGATCCTCGGAATATCAAGGCATTGACCTGAGGATGATCCTGAAGGGCACTTATCAATTCCTTGCGGATAATACTGTGCAGATCAATTACGAGCTCACGAAAGTATACGGCTCAGGAAAGTCAGAGAGAGAACAGGTGAAGCTTCTCTGGTATATTACGGGGCTCACTGACAGGGAGATGACCATTGAGTTCCTCCCGGAGCGGAAACAGAAATTCACCTATAAAAGGTGACGCCAGCCCTTCGCAATACCCTTTTCCATGCCCTCTTTCATGCCTTCTTCCCCGGCTTGCTTCCTGAGCCTCATTATGCAGCGCTGTGGAGCCATTATTATCCTTGGCATCTTTTTCGGCACCTCCGCTGGATAATGTTATCGGCACCCCGAGGCCTCGAGAGATTCTTCCACTTCTTTGAAGCGTGAGCCGAAACCGCCGAGGAACAGCTCATCAAAAAAGAAATTCATCATTGTGGCAAGGTTTACGGCGCTGAGGTCATTGAGTAATGCCGAGGACCTTAGAGATATCGGGCTTGATATTCATACTGCTGTCCCAGAGGCCGAAGCTGCCCTCCCAGTTTCCATTTGCGGCTTTCCAGGGCTCGTCATAGGCTTCGAAGTAGTAATATTCCACGTTATTGGTGCTTGCCCAGGTCATGACTGTCTGCAGGTGGGTGGCAGCGTTCTGGGTGTTGAAAACGGAAAGCGGGCAGGAAGGGTCCGATCCGGCCGTCGCCCACCCGATCTCGCCGATTATGAACTGCTTCGAGCCGCTTGCGACATCGGGGTAAAGTCCTTTGAAATAATTATATGCCCAGTCAAGGTTGGCTGAGATGGCGGCGGAAGTTGGGGCGGTTCCAGAGGGTGAAGCATAGCAGGGATAAACGTGCACGAAGAGGACATCGCAGAGATTCCCTACGGCCGTATTTGAGGCTTCGCTGAACATGAGCCCTGATGCCACCTGCACGGGGGCGCCGCTTGACGTGGTCGTGCCGCTCAGCAGAGCTTTCGTATCGGTGATATATTGCTTCAGGTTGTCAATGCTCAGCCCGTTGTTGGTCGTCTCGCTTCCTACGAGGGCTATGTCCACATTGTGAGCCGTGGCCTGGGTGACAAGGTTCTGTATCTCGGGAATCTGATTTGCCGCTATGGTGCCATTTGCCGTGTTGGTTCCATCAAGCCAGGCGCAGGCGACCACTTTGAGACCGAGCCCCTTGGCAATTCCCGGTATCTGATCCAGGCCGCTTGTCATCGAGTAGGTCCTTATGCCGTTTGTGTAGTTCGCGATGGGGGTGATGAGCGTAGTAAGCTGATCTACTGTTCTCTGATCCGGAGGCGCTCCCGTGAGATACGGCCCGAAGCAGAGCCCCGTGAGCTTCACCGCAGACCCGGCGCTTTTCGAGTTCATCAGGTAATTGGTGAACTCTCCCTGGACCGGCGCGATGTTGTTGACGTTATCGAAGGTGTGCCCCGATTTCGTGGCGACCATCGTGTAGGAATCGCTTGAGGATGCCTGGTAAAAGAGTGCTACTCCGGAGCTTGACGTGGAGGTGGCGTTCCAGTCGGCCTTGCCCGACGCGTCAAAGTAGCAGCGGGCCTGGTAGCCTGACCCTCTTGCCTTGGCTTTCGAGAAGAGATCCACCACCACGCCGTCCTTGCCGGCATCCCTGGGGCTTCCGGCTGTCTTGACGGGAGGCGTTCCCCCGCCGGTATGATCAACGACGGCGCTCACATAGGCCTTGGTGGCGTCATAAGGGTGGTCGGCGCCCATCACGACCGTCCAGTCGTCCTTTTTGATGCTCGTCTGGTTGATGGTCATGTCCTGAGTCACGGTGAAATAGGAGTTGTCGGTGATATTGCCGTCCCTGGTCGTGACAAGCCTGTAATTCCCCGCCGCCAGGTCAGAGAAGGAGTAGCTGCCCTGCGCGTCGGTTGTCGTCAAGGCGCTCTTCGAGCCGTCAAGAGCCTGGAGGGAGCATGCCATGCCCTGGATGGGCTGAAGCGTGATAGGACTCACTATTGTACCGCTTACCTTGTAGGTCGCCGCACCCTGCGAGCCTCCTCCCCAGTATGAAGTGGCGCTCGTTCCCGAGTCCGCGCAGCCATTGAGAGCGGAGAGCAGCAGGATGCTGACAAGCAGAAGCGTGAGAGTCAATCTGTGTGTCGTGGCTTTCATGGATTCTCCTTTGCATAATGATGTGGCGCAATGATTGAGATTCAGGGCTCCCTTGCCTGCCGCGTCCGGCAGGACTCTCGT
This genomic interval from Candidatus Eremiobacterota bacterium contains the following:
- a CDS encoding YccF domain-containing protein — encoded protein: MNFLGNIIWVLCGGIIAAIAWSLAGLILCVTIVGIPFGLQCFKISAFVLWPFGKEITVGNFGVGGLLFNIIWIILFGWEFAIGHLVLGIIFYITIIGIPFGNQHFKLAKLGLVPFGAEIRREG
- a CDS encoding carboxypeptidase regulatory-like domain-containing protein → MKATTHRLTLTLLLVSILLLSALNGCADSGTSATSYWGGGSQGAATYKVSGTIVSPITLQPIQGMACSLQALDGSKSALTTTDAQGSYSFSDLAAGNYRLVTTRDGNITDNSYFTVTQDMTINQTSIKKDDWTVVMGADHPYDATKAYVSAVVDHTGGGTPPVKTAGSPRDAGKDGVVVDLFSKAKARGSGYQARCYFDASGKADWNATSTSSSGVALFYQASSSDSYTMVATKSGHTFDNVNNIAPVQGEFTNYLMNSKSAGSAVKLTGLCFGPYLTGAPPDQRTVDQLTTLITPIANYTNGIRTYSMTSGLDQIPGIAKGLGLKVVACAWLDGTNTANGTIAANQIPEIQNLVTQATAHNVDIALVGSETTNNGLSIDNLKQYITDTKALLSGTTTSSGAPVQVASGLMFSEASNTAVGNLCDVLFVHVYPCYASPSGTAPTSAAISANLDWAYNYFKGLYPDVASGSKQFIIGEIGWATAGSDPSCPLSVFNTQNAATHLQTVMTWASTNNVEYYYFEAYDEPWKAANGNWEGSFGLWDSSMNIKPDISKVLGITQ